A window of Sulfobacillus thermosulfidooxidans contains these coding sequences:
- a CDS encoding ribonuclease H family protein → MGITYQVYTDGACANNQAPGGQPGGWACVFVDGPSYSGAEARTTNNRMEMTAVIEALKHTPKDADVIIFSDSAYVINAFQQNWFAGWEKRGWKNAKGQPVENQDLWRQMLDLVKDRQVRWTKVKGHSGNKYNEMADRLAVKAMEDLRSKL, encoded by the coding sequence GTGGGAATAACATATCAGGTTTATACAGATGGCGCTTGCGCCAATAATCAAGCACCCGGTGGGCAGCCTGGCGGCTGGGCCTGTGTTTTTGTGGACGGTCCATCATATTCGGGCGCGGAAGCACGCACGACCAATAACCGAATGGAAATGACAGCCGTGATTGAGGCGTTAAAACACACCCCGAAAGACGCCGACGTAATAATTTTTAGCGACTCGGCCTATGTGATTAATGCGTTTCAACAAAACTGGTTTGCGGGTTGGGAAAAGCGCGGGTGGAAGAATGCGAAAGGGCAACCCGTGGAAAATCAAGATTTGTGGCGTCAAATGCTGGATCTGGTTAAAGATCGACAGGTTCGTTGGACGAAAGTCAAAGGTCATTCCGGAAATAAATATAACGAAATGGCGGATCGATTGGCTGTGAAGGCTATGGAAGATCTGCGAAGCAAATTGTGA
- a CDS encoding MBL fold metallo-hydrolase, with the protein MGASLFWLGQSGFLVETTEPPSLRILIDPFLTPTKGAYDPRYRVADLGPIDWIFSTHEHLDHFDWDSIVQLKKSNPRLQIVAPAHLRQRILEAGFLASEHVVPALYEWVDINLALKIQAIPSVHALHVEQGYQLEEEDQFLGFIMEFGGIRVYHSGDTILSPALFETLRTSGIHVALLPINGRDFFREREDIVGNLSAWEAVELAGRIGAKVLIPMHYDAFANNLGDLGQVVHYAHQYWPELCVAVLGYGQEWPIYIPRMLAIKKQNG; encoded by the coding sequence ATGGGAGCATCGCTATTTTGGTTAGGACAATCAGGATTTCTCGTGGAAACAACTGAACCGCCGTCATTGCGGATTCTTATTGATCCCTTTTTGACGCCGACCAAGGGCGCCTATGATCCCCGCTATCGTGTTGCGGACTTAGGGCCCATTGACTGGATTTTCAGTACGCATGAACATTTGGATCATTTTGACTGGGACAGTATTGTGCAGCTAAAAAAATCTAATCCACGACTGCAGATAGTAGCACCCGCACATCTGCGACAACGAATTCTTGAAGCAGGGTTTTTGGCCTCTGAACATGTGGTTCCTGCATTATATGAATGGGTCGATATCAATCTGGCATTGAAAATTCAAGCCATTCCCAGTGTACACGCGCTGCATGTTGAACAGGGATACCAATTGGAAGAGGAGGACCAATTTTTAGGCTTCATTATGGAGTTTGGAGGGATTCGTGTCTATCATAGCGGCGATACCATTTTATCTCCGGCTTTGTTCGAGACTTTACGTACATCGGGGATTCACGTGGCGCTTCTCCCCATCAACGGGCGTGATTTCTTCAGAGAACGCGAAGACATTGTCGGCAATTTGAGTGCATGGGAAGCGGTTGAATTGGCGGGACGGATCGGTGCGAAAGTTCTTATTCCCATGCATTATGATGCGTTTGCCAACAATTTGGGCGATCTTGGACAAGTCGTTCATTATGCTCATCAATATTGGCCCGAATTATGTGTGGCGGTCTTAGGCTATGGTCAAGAATGGCCTATATACATTCCGCGCATGCTGGCTATCAAAAAACAGAACGGCTAA
- a CDS encoding GGDEF domain-containing protein produces MAKQPGDRRRHPSGYSVWHAVERIVWPLAVGYSLLVAGVLWMEWGIFPDSLRPSLLWICGMNWVGSVLLLGIIRFVVWVRLVRPLQHRADYDALSGLYRADVFWTRAEEMAQWLGSQGKPWAFVYLDLDDFKRVNDTNGHLVGDAVIRTLGSLLQSHARHSDITGRLGGEEFGWILPGANLSEAVAAANRLLKAFREANCDGLTGCTFSAGVAGWTSQEDSVSIWTIARRADHALYHAKSHGKGQVQITAS; encoded by the coding sequence ATGGCAAAACAACCAGGAGATAGACGACGGCATCCAAGCGGGTATTCGGTGTGGCATGCTGTTGAACGCATTGTCTGGCCTCTAGCCGTAGGATATTCGTTGCTGGTCGCCGGCGTATTGTGGATGGAATGGGGAATTTTTCCTGATTCGTTACGGCCATCCCTTCTATGGATTTGCGGTATGAACTGGGTAGGCAGCGTACTGCTTTTAGGCATCATTCGCTTTGTGGTGTGGGTGCGTTTAGTGCGTCCTCTGCAACACCGGGCTGATTATGATGCCTTAAGCGGTTTATATCGGGCCGATGTATTTTGGACGCGTGCTGAAGAAATGGCTCAGTGGTTAGGATCGCAAGGTAAACCCTGGGCATTTGTTTATTTAGACTTGGATGATTTTAAAAGAGTGAATGATACAAATGGCCATTTGGTTGGTGACGCCGTGATTCGCACATTAGGATCCTTACTGCAGAGCCATGCACGCCATAGCGATATTACAGGACGGCTGGGCGGCGAAGAATTTGGCTGGATTTTGCCGGGAGCCAATTTATCCGAAGCGGTCGCCGCTGCCAACCGATTATTAAAAGCTTTTCGCGAGGCAAACTGCGATGGGTTGACGGGTTGTACATTTTCTGCTGGCGTAGCTGGTTGGACAAGTCAAGAAGATTCCGTCAGTATATGGACAATAGCGCGCCGCGCGGATCATGCTTTGTATCATGCCAAAAGTCATGGTAAAGGACAAGTGCAGATCACTGCGTCATGA
- a CDS encoding carbohydrate ABC transporter permease, with amino-acid sequence MIKRAVAKDAEELTVKPVKRKPFSWDKASAILVLVPSLAALGIFVYGFIAWTGYLSLTNWNSYIPNLSFAGLKNYVAVFETFRFQSDIRNLVVFTALFVLGCLALGLFLAVLIDQKIRFESLFRSIFIFPMAISFVATGVIWSWVLNPQTGVNLILRALGDKHPPNWFLSTAIDPSITVGLIQLGIPLALVAVTVAAIWQMSGFAMAIYLAGLRAIPEEIKEAARIDGAGSWRLFWSVIFPQLKSSTVTAVIILSAASLKVFGLIYAMTGPGQDFTTDMPTLNMFETTFQGSQFAEGAAIATILFLIMAAFSIPYLISVLRKEEGA; translated from the coding sequence GTGATAAAACGGGCTGTGGCGAAAGATGCCGAAGAACTAACGGTGAAACCGGTAAAGAGGAAACCTTTCTCATGGGATAAGGCGTCTGCGATTCTGGTTTTGGTCCCATCCCTTGCGGCATTGGGAATCTTTGTTTATGGTTTTATTGCCTGGACCGGATACCTGTCCTTAACCAATTGGAACAGTTATATTCCCAACTTGAGTTTCGCGGGTTTGAAAAATTATGTAGCCGTATTTGAAACCTTCCGGTTTCAATCGGACATTCGCAATCTTGTGGTGTTTACTGCATTGTTTGTTTTAGGGTGTCTAGCCCTGGGATTGTTTTTGGCGGTGTTGATCGATCAGAAAATTCGGTTTGAAAGTTTATTCCGTAGTATTTTTATTTTTCCCATGGCAATTTCTTTTGTGGCTACGGGTGTTATCTGGTCGTGGGTGCTGAACCCTCAGACCGGTGTGAATTTGATTTTGCGCGCATTAGGAGATAAGCATCCGCCCAATTGGTTTTTGAGTACGGCGATTGACCCGAGCATTACCGTAGGACTCATTCAACTGGGGATACCGTTAGCTCTTGTTGCGGTAACGGTTGCTGCCATTTGGCAAATGTCGGGATTTGCGATGGCGATTTATTTGGCTGGGCTACGAGCCATTCCCGAAGAAATTAAGGAAGCCGCCCGCATTGATGGGGCTGGTTCATGGCGGTTGTTTTGGTCGGTAATTTTTCCCCAGTTAAAATCCTCAACAGTTACCGCTGTAATTATTTTGAGTGCAGCGTCCTTAAAAGTTTTTGGCCTGATTTATGCGATGACGGGACCGGGTCAGGATTTCACAACGGATATGCCCACACTCAATATGTTTGAGACGACCTTCCAAGGGAGCCAGTTTGCAGAGGGGGCAGCCATCGCAACCATTTTGTTTTTAATTATGGCGGCCTTTAGCATCCCCTATCTGATTTCGGTATTGCGCAAGGAGGAGGGAGCATAA
- a CDS encoding ABC transporter substrate-binding protein produces the protein MQIKRKATLSLLAVMAASTLGLAGCGSQSASGGSGSTGTVNNSPTQLQIFSWWTGVASSKALAALNAQFTKEYPQFKVINDAVAGGAGSNAKAVLASRMEAGNPPGTFQVHAGHGQLYSWVQAGDMAPLNSLYQQQGWYHDYPKSLLNLLTFNGKIYAVPVDMQRANVLWYNPTIFKKYNLTPPSTFAQFFQDANVLKAHGVTPLALANHGDWEATLLWSDVLLGTVGPKEYDALLNGKASWNSPGVVQATQTFTKMLNYTNTDYTALHWQQADHMVADGQAAMNIMGDWAQGYFTTDLHLTPGTGFGWAPTPQTKGTFAVVSDVFGLPSHLKHKTATLDYLKVLGSAKGQAIFNPLKGTFSPRLDANPNDYDAYSRSAMQSYKKDTLVLVIGQGAVNPGFTNAVNNAMDILVSNHNVNQFVQAVANAAQANPLP, from the coding sequence ATGCAGATCAAGCGAAAGGCGACATTAAGTCTTTTAGCTGTTATGGCAGCAAGTACGTTGGGTTTAGCCGGATGTGGCAGTCAGAGCGCATCTGGAGGATCAGGATCGACGGGAACTGTTAATAATTCACCGACACAATTACAAATTTTTAGCTGGTGGACTGGTGTGGCCAGCAGTAAAGCTCTTGCCGCATTGAATGCACAATTTACTAAAGAATATCCTCAATTCAAAGTTATCAATGATGCGGTTGCTGGAGGAGCCGGATCCAATGCGAAGGCTGTTTTAGCCAGCCGGATGGAAGCGGGAAATCCCCCAGGAACTTTCCAGGTGCACGCGGGACACGGGCAACTCTATTCCTGGGTGCAAGCGGGAGACATGGCGCCATTGAACTCGTTATACCAACAACAAGGATGGTATCACGATTATCCCAAATCCCTGTTAAACTTGTTGACGTTTAACGGTAAAATTTATGCCGTACCCGTTGACATGCAGCGAGCCAATGTTTTGTGGTATAACCCCACGATTTTCAAGAAATATAATTTAACACCGCCAAGCACCTTCGCCCAATTTTTCCAAGATGCCAATGTTTTGAAGGCTCATGGCGTGACCCCTCTCGCTTTAGCGAATCATGGGGATTGGGAAGCGACCTTGTTATGGAGCGATGTGCTGCTAGGGACTGTAGGACCCAAAGAATATGATGCGTTACTCAATGGCAAGGCCTCTTGGAACAGTCCAGGAGTGGTTCAAGCGACTCAGACCTTTACTAAGATGTTGAATTACACGAATACTGATTACACAGCGTTGCACTGGCAACAAGCGGATCACATGGTTGCTGATGGTCAGGCAGCCATGAACATCATGGGAGACTGGGCCCAGGGATATTTCACCACGGATCTACATTTAACGCCAGGTACTGGATTTGGATGGGCTCCGACGCCACAAACCAAAGGAACATTTGCTGTCGTTTCGGACGTATTCGGCCTACCTTCCCATCTCAAGCATAAGACAGCGACTTTGGATTACTTGAAAGTGTTGGGTTCAGCTAAGGGACAAGCCATTTTCAACCCCTTAAAAGGAACATTTTCCCCGCGGCTCGATGCCAATCCTAATGACTATGATGCCTATTCACGGTCTGCGATGCAGTCCTACAAGAAGGACACATTAGTGTTGGTCATTGGTCAGGGAGCTGTTAACCCGGGCTTTACCAACGCGGTCAATAATGCCATGGACATTTTGGTGAGCAACCACAATGTGAACCAATTTGTCCAAGCTGTGGCCAACGCCGCTCAGGCTAACCCGCTTCCGTAA
- a CDS encoding ROK family transcriptional regulator, which yields MRINIDAQRMRQLNKYTVLHWIYNHPNVSRADIAKLTGLNRATVSSLVDELLAEDFIQELGQGTSSGGRKPIILQFNARTGFSIGVDVQISSIKTLLTDARGQVVDKKITTLRPPSDGSFREIMLQIIEEHVREILRTCPPSSHGIFGVGIALPGMVDYSTGHVYYLPNVNIENWNFTQALASRINLPVVIDNDANCGAWAEFLRHPTDNLVFINAGIGVGAGLILHGQLVRGRHGIAGEWGHTTISATGLLCACGNYGCWELYASERALARYLHEEGVSETDPFIPSFIERVLAHTPHDIRYQRAFSQLGAYLGIGISNILNAFNPRFISIGGTIAQAAQWLLPEIDRMLKKRAIGANKQIGVFAADLDMVAIGAAGLVLSRVLPLTPLPSFNTLNIEHMPHDLPRLLANSESS from the coding sequence GTGCGCATCAATATTGACGCGCAAAGAATGCGCCAATTGAACAAATATACTGTATTGCATTGGATTTATAATCATCCTAACGTTTCTCGCGCTGACATCGCTAAATTAACCGGTTTAAATCGTGCCACAGTATCGTCCTTAGTCGATGAGCTGCTCGCTGAGGATTTCATTCAAGAACTCGGTCAAGGCACCTCATCCGGTGGACGAAAACCGATTATCTTGCAGTTTAACGCGCGAACAGGATTCAGCATTGGCGTTGATGTCCAAATTTCTTCGATTAAGACGCTCTTAACCGATGCCAGGGGTCAAGTTGTTGACAAAAAAATCACGACTTTGCGCCCTCCCTCCGACGGCAGTTTTCGGGAAATCATGCTGCAGATTATCGAAGAACATGTTCGAGAGATTCTGCGCACATGCCCGCCTAGCTCACATGGAATTTTTGGAGTGGGAATTGCTTTACCCGGGATGGTGGATTACAGTACGGGACATGTTTATTATCTTCCGAATGTGAATATCGAAAATTGGAATTTTACACAGGCTTTGGCCAGCCGGATTAATTTGCCTGTTGTCATTGATAACGACGCCAATTGTGGCGCTTGGGCCGAATTTTTGCGTCACCCTACAGACAATCTGGTCTTTATTAACGCCGGTATTGGGGTGGGAGCAGGTCTTATTCTTCATGGGCAGCTGGTACGCGGGCGTCATGGGATTGCCGGAGAATGGGGACACACCACCATTTCGGCCACCGGTCTTTTGTGTGCCTGCGGTAATTATGGATGTTGGGAACTCTATGCTTCGGAGCGTGCGTTAGCTCGCTATTTGCACGAAGAAGGGGTCAGCGAAACTGACCCCTTTATTCCCTCATTTATCGAACGGGTATTGGCCCATACGCCCCACGACATCCGTTATCAACGAGCATTTTCTCAATTAGGCGCATATTTAGGCATTGGTATATCGAATATCCTTAACGCCTTTAATCCCCGTTTTATCAGCATTGGAGGAACCATTGCACAAGCCGCTCAGTGGTTATTGCCCGAAATTGACCGCATGCTGAAAAAGCGAGCCATTGGCGCCAATAAACAAATCGGTGTATTTGCTGCAGATTTAGACATGGTTGCCATTGGGGCAGCCGGGTTAGTGCTGTCTCGAGTCCTTCCTCTCACCCCATTGCCCTCGTTCAACACGCTAAATATCGAACACATGCCCCACGATCTTCCGCGCCTGCTTGCCAATTCTGAGTCGAGTTAA
- a CDS encoding zinc ribbon domain-containing protein has product MEDLTGIRDRMTVQKAQRRRQHSGAFYQLRSFIAYKARLAGIPMVFVDPRNTSRTCPHCGLIDKRNRLDQAHFRCIGWRFAGPADTIAAGNVARRAAVNPPNAGSAVVQTPASPIL; this is encoded by the coding sequence TTGGAAGACTTGACGGGCATCCGCGACAGGATGACGGTTCAAAAGGCGCAGCGGCGTCGCCAGCACAGTGGGGCGTTCTATCAGCTTCGCTCTTTTATTGCCTACAAAGCTCGCTTAGCGGGAATACCTATGGTATTTGTAGACCCTCGGAACACCTCCCGTACCTGCCCGCACTGTGGGTTGATCGACAAGCGCAATCGACTGGACCAAGCGCATTTTCGGTGCATCGGCTGGAGGTTCGCTGGCCCCGCCGACACCATCGCTGCGGGCAATGTTGCTCGTAGGGCGGCTGTCAACCCGCCAAACGCGGGGTCTGCTGTGGTGCAGACACCTGCAAGCCCCATCCTTTAG
- a CDS encoding tRNA (adenine(22)-N(1))-methyltransferase TrmK has product MAPLEKRLMVIRDWCKPFTVVADVGAGQGRLARALAEQGQQVYATEKTLKGWQELTSYTRPFFPRITPVLGDGIIPLLSLSTSIDVAVIAGMGPRTIQHILRQDSENLTIQSFIIQPMQGLFPLRRYLLENRWSISRAELVKEHDKIYGMWLVQRVAKGEIDEHSPFFWIPQEFQHSPLFPCLIRQRLAQLNQSIDHADKDDPKLQAWQRETQYLTGVIS; this is encoded by the coding sequence ATGGCGCCGTTAGAGAAACGGCTAATGGTCATACGGGATTGGTGTAAACCGTTTACTGTTGTCGCTGATGTTGGTGCGGGCCAAGGCCGTTTGGCCCGGGCTTTGGCTGAACAGGGGCAACAAGTTTATGCGACTGAAAAAACACTAAAAGGCTGGCAGGAACTGACCTCTTATACCCGGCCATTTTTTCCCCGGATCACTCCGGTTTTAGGTGATGGAATAATCCCGTTATTATCTCTATCAACATCCATTGATGTTGCCGTCATTGCGGGAATGGGTCCGAGGACTATTCAACACATCCTCCGCCAGGACTCAGAAAACTTAACCATTCAATCGTTTATCATCCAACCCATGCAAGGGTTGTTTCCTCTTCGCCGGTATTTATTAGAGAATCGTTGGTCCATTTCGCGCGCTGAACTGGTTAAAGAGCATGACAAGATTTACGGGATGTGGTTGGTACAAAGAGTAGCTAAAGGCGAAATCGATGAACATTCCCCATTTTTTTGGATACCACAAGAATTTCAGCACAGTCCTTTATTTCCTTGTTTAATAAGGCAACGGTTGGCACAATTAAATCAATCTATCGATCATGCTGACAAAGATGATCCAAAACTCCAAGCCTGGCAACGTGAAACTCAATATTTAACAGGAGTCATATCATGA
- a CDS encoding NAD(P)/FAD-dependent oxidoreductase: MAKPHVLVLGGNFSGLGAAQKIREYARDTVDITLIDRKNYLLFVPNIPSEVLDYDRNPALTMHMDIVKPLEEDDIYFIQGEVKGFDVDRQTVEYVPTERPGAAAETIHYDYVVFALGNRLAYDDIEGFAEYGQTVSDTYYGEKLRRYLRNEYKGGPIVIGSDFFHQGTMSQDLVPMAAAACEGPPVEMVFSMATWLKNHGLGNPDKITVFTPGDTIAEDAGLGNVASILTIAAKAGVHYKNKAQGIRRLTKDGVELKDGTSIEAELKIIFPDWQPHEFMKNTPIVDDQGFVLTDMTMRHPTYKNVFACGDAAAVVVPKLGYLAHITGDMVAKQIAMDMGRMDPAKANIPPHFIVNCLGDMGDKKAFFINSDSWYGGTMEQLKVGSEMVYLLKSQYKEMFFRTKGKVPDWGIPLANFMANNL, from the coding sequence ATGGCTAAACCACACGTACTAGTATTAGGGGGAAATTTTTCTGGATTAGGGGCTGCTCAAAAGATTCGCGAATATGCACGGGATACAGTCGACATTACATTAATCGACCGCAAAAATTATCTCCTCTTTGTTCCTAATATTCCTTCCGAAGTTTTAGATTATGACCGTAATCCTGCTCTGACAATGCATATGGATATTGTTAAACCGCTAGAAGAGGATGATATTTACTTCATTCAAGGCGAAGTGAAAGGGTTCGATGTTGATCGTCAGACGGTTGAATATGTGCCGACTGAGCGTCCTGGCGCTGCTGCAGAAACGATTCACTATGACTATGTTGTCTTTGCGTTGGGAAACCGCTTAGCTTATGATGATATTGAAGGTTTTGCGGAATATGGACAAACTGTCAGTGACACATATTATGGGGAAAAATTGCGTCGTTATCTGCGCAACGAATATAAAGGTGGGCCGATTGTCATTGGTTCAGACTTTTTTCACCAAGGAACCATGAGCCAAGATTTAGTGCCGATGGCGGCGGCTGCTTGTGAAGGTCCTCCTGTGGAAATGGTGTTCTCCATGGCCACGTGGTTAAAGAACCATGGATTAGGCAATCCTGATAAAATCACCGTGTTTACACCAGGTGACACAATTGCTGAAGATGCCGGACTTGGAAATGTTGCTTCGATCTTAACGATTGCGGCCAAGGCGGGCGTGCATTACAAGAATAAAGCGCAAGGTATTCGTCGACTAACTAAAGATGGTGTGGAATTGAAAGATGGTACGTCCATCGAAGCAGAACTTAAGATTATCTTTCCTGACTGGCAACCGCATGAATTCATGAAAAACACGCCAATCGTCGACGATCAGGGTTTTGTGTTAACGGACATGACAATGCGGCACCCGACATATAAAAATGTCTTTGCCTGTGGTGATGCAGCGGCCGTTGTGGTCCCCAAGTTAGGCTATTTAGCCCACATTACGGGGGATATGGTGGCCAAACAAATTGCCATGGATATGGGTCGGATGGATCCTGCGAAAGCGAATATTCCGCCACATTTCATTGTCAATTGTCTAGGCGATATGGGCGATAAAAAAGCGTTCTTCATTAATTCCGATAGTTGGTATGGCGGAACAATGGAACAACTCAAGGTCGGATCGGAAATGGTCTACCTGTTGAAGTCTCAATACAAAGAAATGTTTTTCCGTACCAAAGGGAAGGTACCAGATTGGGGAATTCCATTGGCAAACTTTATGGCTAATAACTTATAA
- a CDS encoding ABC transporter permease, with protein MIPFIIRRIVSLIPVAFVVVVVTFSLIHLSPGNPAYTILGEQASPQAVHLLDVKMGLTQPLWQQFVTYVSHVLQGNLGVSLLDGQPVLSLILTRLPVTLELTILAILASLIIALPTGILAAYRPNTWIDSVSRLLALVGAAVPNFWLALLLVYFFAVSLKWLPSLGWVPLTTSVGGNLIHLILPVIVLALPLAAVTSRVLRGELLEVMRLLYIQVARAKGINEWTVVIRHGLRNALVPVVTVIGLQIGGLLGGVVITESIFSLPGMGQLVVNAIFDRDYPVLDGSVLFMAVVVLLANLMVDLVYAWLDPRIRYQ; from the coding sequence ATGATTCCTTTTATCATCAGACGGATTGTCAGCCTGATTCCCGTAGCCTTCGTGGTCGTGGTGGTGACCTTTAGTCTCATCCATCTGAGTCCTGGGAATCCTGCCTACACGATATTAGGAGAACAAGCCAGTCCGCAGGCCGTACACCTATTAGATGTGAAGATGGGTCTGACCCAGCCTTTGTGGCAGCAATTTGTGACCTATGTGAGCCATGTTTTGCAGGGAAATCTGGGTGTTTCATTACTGGATGGACAACCCGTTTTGTCGCTGATCTTAACGCGATTGCCCGTGACGTTAGAATTGACCATCCTAGCCATTCTTGCGTCCCTCATCATAGCCTTGCCGACGGGAATTTTGGCGGCTTACCGGCCCAATACGTGGATTGACAGCGTCTCACGTCTTTTGGCTCTTGTCGGGGCTGCTGTCCCGAATTTCTGGTTGGCACTGCTCTTGGTGTACTTCTTTGCTGTGAGTCTGAAATGGCTTCCCTCTTTAGGGTGGGTCCCCCTCACAACGAGTGTGGGGGGGAATCTCATTCATCTCATCCTTCCGGTGATTGTGCTGGCACTGCCTTTGGCTGCTGTTACTTCACGGGTTTTGCGTGGTGAACTCTTGGAAGTGATGCGCCTTTTGTATATCCAAGTAGCACGTGCGAAAGGCATTAACGAATGGACCGTAGTCATTCGCCATGGTCTTCGTAACGCTTTGGTACCGGTTGTGACGGTCATTGGCTTGCAAATCGGTGGTTTACTCGGTGGTGTCGTGATTACGGAATCGATTTTTTCACTTCCCGGAATGGGGCAGCTCGTTGTGAATGCCATTTTTGACCGTGATTATCCGGTTTTGGACGGATCCGTCCTCTTTATGGCGGTGGTGGTTCTCTTGGCCAATTTAATGGTTGACCTGGTTTATGCGTGGCTTGACCCCCGCATTCGTTACCAATAA
- a CDS encoding carbohydrate ABC transporter permease: MAVRRLNRSLLYLLLTIFAVLYLMPVYVVAVTSLKSGAAINLSQMWDLPRHISFSSLATAWQKLGPNFMNSVYLTIPATVISSLIGAMNGYALAKWRFKGSNTVFFIILLGMFIPYQAVLIPVLRVLDILHLYGSIPGLILVNVVYGIPITTLIFRNFYAAIPDEMIEAGKIDGAGYWGIFRYIVLPLSASGFVVTGIWQFTQIWNNFLFAVSVTNPPHQPVTVAVVNIAGSQTIQWNVQMASALMASIPTLVVYIFLGKYFVRGLLAGSVKG; the protein is encoded by the coding sequence ATGGCTGTTCGTCGACTGAACCGGTCCCTGCTTTATCTTCTCTTGACCATTTTTGCGGTGTTGTATCTCATGCCGGTTTATGTGGTTGCGGTCACCAGTTTGAAGTCAGGTGCCGCCATTAATTTGTCACAGATGTGGGATTTGCCACGGCATATCAGCTTTTCGAGTTTAGCCACCGCATGGCAAAAACTAGGGCCCAATTTTATGAATAGCGTGTACCTCACCATTCCTGCTACGGTGATTTCTTCGCTAATTGGTGCCATGAATGGATATGCCTTGGCCAAATGGCGATTTAAGGGTTCGAACACAGTATTTTTTATTATCCTGTTGGGGATGTTTATACCATACCAAGCCGTTCTGATTCCCGTTTTGCGTGTGCTCGATATCTTACATTTGTATGGATCGATACCGGGCTTGATTTTAGTTAACGTGGTTTATGGCATTCCTATTACCACACTCATATTTCGCAACTTTTATGCGGCGATTCCCGACGAAATGATTGAAGCGGGAAAAATCGATGGCGCGGGGTATTGGGGTATTTTTCGTTATATTGTGTTGCCCTTATCGGCTTCAGGTTTTGTGGTTACCGGAATTTGGCAGTTTACGCAAATTTGGAATAACTTTTTATTTGCGGTGTCTGTAACCAATCCACCGCATCAGCCCGTCACGGTAGCTGTGGTGAATATAGCTGGCAGCCAGACCATCCAATGGAATGTGCAAATGGCCAGCGCGTTGATGGCGTCAATCCCTACCCTGGTTGTTTACATTTTTTTGGGCAAATATTTTGTGCGGGGCTTGTTGGCTGGTTCCGTGAAAGGCTAA
- a CDS encoding ABC transporter permease has product MAALDPQLDISWESVEPRSHHRALRRFLRNKLSIVGAVIVLFLALVALFAPVLAPYPPLATHFSQAFKPPSATHLLGTDELGRDLLSRIIYGARGSLGAGVLIVFVGVGIGVPIGLISGFYGGLFDEIIMRLVDAALAFPPLVLALAIAWILGPSLIHAVMAIGVVTIPQFARITRGQVLSIRSREFVEAARCLGASPWRIMLRHILLNSATPIIVVATLNIGTAILSVASLSFLGLGPPPPSPNWGSMLEDGSQYLNMAPWISFFPGLAIFLAVLGFSTLGDGLRDVFDPK; this is encoded by the coding sequence ATGGCGGCACTAGATCCTCAACTAGACATATCGTGGGAGTCTGTAGAACCCAGGTCCCATCACCGCGCTCTTCGGCGTTTTTTACGCAACAAACTCAGTATTGTGGGAGCGGTCATCGTCCTGTTTTTGGCACTCGTGGCTCTGTTCGCGCCTGTTCTGGCACCGTATCCTCCTTTGGCTACCCATTTTTCTCAGGCCTTTAAACCGCCTTCTGCCACGCACCTTCTGGGTACGGACGAACTCGGACGGGATTTATTGTCCCGAATTATTTATGGAGCCAGGGGATCATTAGGTGCTGGTGTCTTAATTGTATTTGTCGGCGTGGGAATCGGAGTGCCTATTGGATTGATTTCTGGTTTTTATGGGGGGCTGTTTGATGAAATCATCATGCGCTTGGTCGATGCAGCGTTGGCGTTTCCCCCTCTTGTCCTGGCGTTGGCGATTGCCTGGATTCTAGGACCGTCCCTCATTCACGCGGTGATGGCCATTGGTGTGGTTACCATCCCGCAATTTGCCCGGATTACCCGTGGCCAAGTCTTAAGTATCCGTTCACGGGAGTTTGTGGAAGCCGCCCGGTGTCTAGGGGCTAGTCCCTGGCGAATTATGCTCCGCCACATTTTATTAAATTCCGCCACGCCGATTATTGTGGTCGCCACATTAAATATTGGCACAGCGATTTTGAGTGTGGCCAGTCTGTCGTTTTTAGGATTAGGTCCGCCGCCACCTTCCCCGAATTGGGGATCCATGCTGGAAGATGGGTCCCAGTATCTTAACATGGCCCCTTGGATTTCGTTCTTTCCGGGACTCGCCATATTTCTTGCGGTATTGGGATTTAGTACGTTGGGTGATGGCCTACGGGATGTATTTGATCCGAAATAA